Proteins from a genomic interval of Zingiber officinale cultivar Zhangliang chromosome 2A, Zo_v1.1, whole genome shotgun sequence:
- the LOC122040634 gene encoding nuclear pore complex protein NUP58-like isoform X1, with the protein MAFSFQTPPPQLQLPQPSPFQTPQQQSSLFQNPQIQQQQQQQLSQQSPFQFQPQPQPQQQIQIQHQQQPASTVPQQQFLLYTKDRAPAGYNTNWEDLHPDSQKLLLQIEERILEYKHESQRLDQCSRLYDSSVSGDSFEANSSRIIQELGLITAAMEREKVSVQDLMASANKMMWDTEFAIRSYMMLRSSFLRQSVPTSSNVASGSPNTGYGTASKQTNQLASGSVAPVFDFYRGIPKRPSLFMEQTVARFEKYLTECYQWIEEVEQLVMLDNKRMSSNSLDSLPQVVSNVHDFFIHVAAKVENLHQHVESMKTAYLADQRRQGNVNDPFLEANRREAAQQEAAAKRVHPTLHLPAISAQPTSQVSSAFTSLVAPSTSSVQPSAGPSAASSGSGFSLFSTPSSAPTASSSSSFLFSTPTAPSPTSTLFGSSGFSLQSTPFGTPSTSLFGSTQTPSGLAISTSSFGSTPVGSSLFSTPLAAAGAGTGGSGASFGPSKSSRPKSRTSRR; encoded by the exons ATGGCGTTCTCTTTTCAGACTCCTCCGCCCCAACTACAGTTGCCGCAGCCTTCGCCGTTCCAGACCCCACAGCAACAGTCTTCGCTCTTCCAAAATCCTCAGattcagcagcagcagcagcagcagctatCTCAGCAATCGCCATTCCAGTTCCAGCCGCAGCCGCAGCCGCAGCAGCAGATCCAAATACAGCACCAGCAGCAGCCTGCAAGTACTGTCCCGCAGCAGCAGTTTTTGCTTTATACAAAGGATAGGGCGCCGGCAGGATATAATACCAATTGGGAGGATCTGCATCCTGACTCACAGAAACTGCTTCTGCAAATTGA GGAGCGGATTCTGGAGTACAAGCATGAGAGCCAAAGGTTGGATCAATGCAGTCGGCTTTACGATTCATCTGTATCAGGTGACAGTTTCGAGGCTAATTCCAGTCGAATCATTCAG GAGCTTGGGCTTATCACTGCTGCAATGGAAAGGGAAAAAGTTTCTGTCCAAGATCTAATGGCATCTGCAAATAAAATGATGTGGGATACTGAATTTGCCATTCGCTCATATATGATGTTAAGGTCAAGCTTTCTTCGTCAGAGCGTCCCAACCTCTTCAAATGTGGCATCTGGAAGCCCAAATACAGGATATGGAACCGCTTCAAAGCAAACCAATCAATTGGCTTCTGGCTCGGTGGCACCAGTTTTTGATTTTTATCGTGGAATACCTAAAAGGCCATCTCTCTTCATGGAACAAACAGTTGCCAGATTTGAGAAGTATCTCACTGAGTGTTACCAATGGATTGAAGAAGTAGAACAGCTAGTAATGTTGGATAATAAGAGAATGAGTTCAAATTCTCTCGATTCTTTGCCACAAGTGGTTTCCAATGTCCATGATTTTTTTATTCATGTGGCTGCCAAG GTGGAGAATCTTCACCAGCATGTTGAATCAATGAAGACAGCATATCTTGCTGATCAGCGCCGGCAAGGCAATGTGAATGATCCATTTCTTGAGGCTAACAGAAGAGAAGCGGCTCAACAGGAAGCTGCTgccaaaagagttcatccaacgTTGCATTTGCCTGCAATATCTGCACAACCAACTAGCCAAGTTTCTAGTGCATTTACTAGTTTGGTGGCACCCTCAACAAGCTCTGTGCAGCCATCTGCTGGACCTTCAGCAGCATCTTCTGGAAGTGGATTTTCATTATTTAGTACTCCATCCTCAGCTCCTACtgcatcttcctcttcttctttcctcttttcAACCCCGACAGCACCTTCTCCTACATCCACCTTATTTGGTTCCTCCGGATTTTCGCTACAGTCGACACCATTTGGTACTCCTTCTACATCTCTATTTGGTTCTACTCAAACTCCCTCAGGACTGGCAATTAGTACTTCATCATTTGGATCCACTCCGGTGGGTAGCTCACTTTTCTCGACACCGCTCGCTGCGGCAG GTGCAGGAACTGGTGGTTCGGGTGCTAGCTTCGGACCATCT AAATCATCGAGGCCAAAATCTCGCACCAGCAGGCGTTAG
- the LOC122040634 gene encoding nuclear pore complex protein NUP58-like isoform X2, with protein sequence MAFSFQTPPPQLQLPQPSPFQTPQQQSSLFQNPQIQQQQQQQLSQQSPFQFQPQPQPQQQIQIQHQQQPASTVPQQQFLLYTKDRAPAGYNTNWEDLHPDSQKLLLQIEERILEYKHESQRLDQCSRLYDSSVSGDSFEANSSRIIQELGLITAAMEREKVSVQDLMASANKMMWDTEFAIRSYMMLRSSFLRQSVPTSSNVASGSPNTGYGTASKQTNQLASGSVAPVFDFYRGIPKRPSLFMEQTVARFEKYLTECYQWIEEVEQLVMLDNKRMSSNSLDSLPQVVSNVHDFFIHVAAKVENLHQHVESMKTAYLADQRRQGNVNDPFLEANRREAAQQEAAAKRVHPTLHLPAISAQPTSQVSSAFTSLVAPSTSSVQPSAGPSAASSGSGFSLFSTPSSAPTASSSSSFLFSTPTAPSPTSTLFGSSGFSLQSTPFGTPSTSLFGSTQTPSGLAISTSSFGSTPVGSSLFSTPLAAAGTGGSGASFGPSKSSRPKSRTSRR encoded by the exons ATGGCGTTCTCTTTTCAGACTCCTCCGCCCCAACTACAGTTGCCGCAGCCTTCGCCGTTCCAGACCCCACAGCAACAGTCTTCGCTCTTCCAAAATCCTCAGattcagcagcagcagcagcagcagctatCTCAGCAATCGCCATTCCAGTTCCAGCCGCAGCCGCAGCCGCAGCAGCAGATCCAAATACAGCACCAGCAGCAGCCTGCAAGTACTGTCCCGCAGCAGCAGTTTTTGCTTTATACAAAGGATAGGGCGCCGGCAGGATATAATACCAATTGGGAGGATCTGCATCCTGACTCACAGAAACTGCTTCTGCAAATTGA GGAGCGGATTCTGGAGTACAAGCATGAGAGCCAAAGGTTGGATCAATGCAGTCGGCTTTACGATTCATCTGTATCAGGTGACAGTTTCGAGGCTAATTCCAGTCGAATCATTCAG GAGCTTGGGCTTATCACTGCTGCAATGGAAAGGGAAAAAGTTTCTGTCCAAGATCTAATGGCATCTGCAAATAAAATGATGTGGGATACTGAATTTGCCATTCGCTCATATATGATGTTAAGGTCAAGCTTTCTTCGTCAGAGCGTCCCAACCTCTTCAAATGTGGCATCTGGAAGCCCAAATACAGGATATGGAACCGCTTCAAAGCAAACCAATCAATTGGCTTCTGGCTCGGTGGCACCAGTTTTTGATTTTTATCGTGGAATACCTAAAAGGCCATCTCTCTTCATGGAACAAACAGTTGCCAGATTTGAGAAGTATCTCACTGAGTGTTACCAATGGATTGAAGAAGTAGAACAGCTAGTAATGTTGGATAATAAGAGAATGAGTTCAAATTCTCTCGATTCTTTGCCACAAGTGGTTTCCAATGTCCATGATTTTTTTATTCATGTGGCTGCCAAG GTGGAGAATCTTCACCAGCATGTTGAATCAATGAAGACAGCATATCTTGCTGATCAGCGCCGGCAAGGCAATGTGAATGATCCATTTCTTGAGGCTAACAGAAGAGAAGCGGCTCAACAGGAAGCTGCTgccaaaagagttcatccaacgTTGCATTTGCCTGCAATATCTGCACAACCAACTAGCCAAGTTTCTAGTGCATTTACTAGTTTGGTGGCACCCTCAACAAGCTCTGTGCAGCCATCTGCTGGACCTTCAGCAGCATCTTCTGGAAGTGGATTTTCATTATTTAGTACTCCATCCTCAGCTCCTACtgcatcttcctcttcttctttcctcttttcAACCCCGACAGCACCTTCTCCTACATCCACCTTATTTGGTTCCTCCGGATTTTCGCTACAGTCGACACCATTTGGTACTCCTTCTACATCTCTATTTGGTTCTACTCAAACTCCCTCAGGACTGGCAATTAGTACTTCATCATTTGGATCCACTCCGGTGGGTAGCTCACTTTTCTCGACACCGCTCGCTGCGGCAG GAACTGGTGGTTCGGGTGCTAGCTTCGGACCATCT AAATCATCGAGGCCAAAATCTCGCACCAGCAGGCGTTAG